One Purpureocillium takamizusanense chromosome 1, complete sequence genomic window carries:
- the SST2 gene encoding AMSH/STAMBP protein ubiquitin specific-protease (BUSCO:EOG092621F2~COG:S~EggNog:ENOG503NUSG), with the protein MAALSHPLTTAADKPPPEAPREPQLSFPAANHHHKPHHQHHQHRRSSTPRSSISERPPNDHHLPAGTSQRPAHSSTPSSGSLSGKTQRPSSLLNRAAAAFDRTQIAIANLSEPVIRPRQSNSALARLSLASPVTNSEPASPERNPSLRAASTQSLASSVKVDARQLAHAASAKDPPSQPYSETDPGHPAPIKLPAPDNKMHQTSSRLLRMTDDDRPFTRDFKDLFATLIVSLLPLSAHRVRLSKVEYTFLSEDAINNLGSLKFSQSNRMPDPKDPSRIVTTTTTTTFSMAKDMARSICQRFVEARFIESADGKYQQVYNMKGSVWQLTPKGVTVLDRFCARNGIQQKQVTELAAMNSAQLVILERDQQSDKLLNDVGTIEVIFRRFVGADGRNIKSSVTAADSDSLHDYKDGLTGVKMAAERKINGKAYRDTFTGKATVDWLMDCSTIVDRRETLEVATLFVEYGLIEAVVPDRTFIAQNTGFNLFQPTKHAIYQLTQRGKDLINGNGSRGRASESEGGTGSQRNGITRDSNTQRLEKILNDAALRLLFRENLRETHCEENLSFYKDVAEFVRGCKAAIRQAQKTPTATSMDTIKEIMAQAYGIYNAFLAPGSPCELNIDHQLRNSLATRMTKAVGQDNTMIETLQEVTALFEDAQNAVFKLMASDSVPKFLRNAKYEQQLRTFDLELTGRAPERSQSRSNRK; encoded by the exons ATGGCAGCTCTCTCGCATCCTCTCACGACTGCCGCCGACAAACCGCCCCCAGAAGCACCCAGGGAGCCGCAGCTGTCCTTTCCCGCCgcgaaccaccaccacaagcctcaccaccagcaccaccagcaccgccgttcctcgacgccgcgctcctccATTTCAGAACGGCCGCCCAACGACCACCATCTGCCCGCCGGCACTTCGCAGCGTCCCGCCCACTCcagcacgccgtcgagcggctCTCTCTCCGGCAAGACGCAGCGTCCGTCGAGCCTGCTCaaccgagccgccgccgcctttgatCGAACGCAAATCGCCATTGCCAACTTGTCGGAGCCCGTTATCCGACCCCGCCAATCCAACTCTGCGCTGGCccgcctctccctcgcctcccCCGTCACCAATTCGGAGCCCGCGAGCCCGGAAAGGAATCCTAGCCTAAGGGCCGCGTCCACTCAGTCTTTGGCCTCGAgcgtcaaggtcgacgcGAGGCAGTTGGCTCACGCTGCGTCGGCCAAAGACCCGCCGTCTCAGCCATATTCTGAGACAGACCCTGGTCACCCTGCCCCCATCAAGCTGCCCGCGCCAGATAACAAGATGCATCAAacgtcgtcgcgcttgtTGCGCATGACGGACGATGACCGGCCTTTCACGAGG GATTTCAAGGATCTATTTGCAACCCTGATTGTCAGCCTCCTGCCGCTTTCGGCGCACCGGGTACGGTTATCCAAAGTGGAATACACCTTTCTGTCCGAAGATGCCATCAACAACCTCGGCTCCCTCAAGTTCTCCCAGTCCAATCGCATGCCCGATCCCAAGGATCCGTCGAGGATAGTCACGACGACAACCACCACGACATTTTCCATGGCCAAGGACATGGCACGGTCTATTTGTCAGCGCTTCGTGGAGGCTCGCTTCATCGAGTCCGCCGATGGCAAGTACCAGCAAGTGTACAACATGAAGGGTTCTGTGTGGCAGCTCACGCCGAAGGGAGTCACCGTGCTGGATAGGTTCTGCGCGCGTAATGGCATCCAACAGAAGCAAGTCAcggagctggccgccatGAACTCAGCCCAGCTCGTCATCCTGGAACGCGATCAGCAGTCGGACAAGCTATTGAACGACGTTGGCACCATCGAGGTCATTTTCCGGAGATTTGTGGGCGCCGACGGTCGAAACATCAAGTCATCGGTGACAGCGGCTGACTCGGACTCGCTGCACGACTACAAGGACGGCCTGACTGGCGTCAAGATGGCGGCCGAGCGCAAGATCAATGGCAAGGCGTACCGCGACACTTTCACCGGCAAGGCTACGGTGGATTGGTTGATGGACTGCTCCACCATTGTCGATCGCCGAGAGACCCTCGAGGTTGCGACCCTGTTCGTCGAGTATGGCCTGATTGAGGCTGTCGTACCTGACCGCACGTTTATCGCTCAGAACACGGGCTTTAACCTGTTCCAGCCCACCAAGCACGCCATCTACCAGCTCACCCAGCGAGGCAAGGATCTGAtcaacggcaacggctcACGGGGCCGGGCGTCGGAGAGCGAAGGTGGCACGGGCTCCCAGCGTAACGGCATCACCCGTGACTCGAACACGCAGCGGCTGGAGAAGATCCTCAACGATGCAGCCCTCCGCCTCCTGTTCCGCGAGAACCTGCGCGAGACGCACTGCGAAGAGAACCTTTCCTTCTACAAGGACGTGGCCGAGTTTGTGCGCGGGTGCAAGGCCGCCATCCGACAGGCTCAgaagacgccgacggccacgtcgatGGACACCATCAAGGAGATTATGGCTCAGGCCTATGGCATCTACAACGCGTTCCTGGCTCCGGGCTCGCCCTGCGAGCTCAATATCGACCATCAGCTCCGTAACAGCCTGGCCACACGAATGACCAAGGCAGTCGGGCAGGACAACACGATGATTGAGACGCTCCAGGAAGTGACGGCATTGTTTGAGGATGCCCAGAACGCCGTTTTTAAGCTCATGGCCAGC GACTCGGTGCCGAAATTTCTTCGCAACGCCAAGTATGAGCAGCAATTGCGGACCTTTGACTTGGAGTTGACCGGCCGCGCACCCGAGCGGAGCCAAAGCCGCTCCAACCGCAAATAA
- a CDS encoding uncharacterized protein (EggNog:ENOG503PXJC~SECRETED:SignalP(1-18~SECRETED:cutsite=VAA-GE~SECRETED:prob=0.4321)~COG:S), with amino-acid sequence MVNAKVMILSALAGIVAAGEYAEPPHHSEPTHPAHSTGTHPHGNHTVTTTKVVSRYTTWCPEPTTVCIGSKTYTVTKPTTLTITDCPCTITETHNKPTQAVTTPVQPVQPTKETPPPPPVKPTSPVVVAGAEGRAAAYGFAMAAAGFVGAVAL; translated from the exons ATGGTCAACGCCAAGGTCATGATCCTGTCCGCCCTCGCTGGCATCGTCGCTGCGGGCGAGTACGCCGAGCCCCCGCACCACTCTGAGCCCACGCACCCGGCGCACTCGACCGGCACGCACCCTCACGGCAACCACACCGTCACCACGACGAAGGTCGTCAGCCGGTACACCACCTGGTGCCCGGAGCCCACCACCGTCTGCATCGGCAGCAAGACGTACACCGTCACCAAGCCCACGACCCTGACCATCACCGACTGCCCCTGCACCATCACCGAG ACGCACAACAAGCCCACTCAGGCAGTCACTACGCCTGTCCAGCCCGTCCAGCCCACCAAGGAgacgccccctcctcctcccgtcaAGCCCACGagccccgtcgtcgttgctggcgccgagggccgcgccgccgcctatggcttcgccatggctgctgccggtTTCGTCGGTGCTGTTGCCCTGTAA
- a CDS encoding uncharacterized protein (EggNog:ENOG503P23C), which translates to MSKRTVFTSITPLPAGISRQTAISFLHDHLEMIDLNPLIIRRERIPPPAHCPAEERGCVWYRLTDKVSYLPGGLAASEVDYTCAFHDLPAGLQTHCYAPLGLEIRDRWSVGGSMPGEPREPVELGIGAPATGLYLREDVDMRCNIVMAAFVKKTIKKSHGALVVRLAEKARLVKDTTANANSNWPPPPHQWQQQHQQQRQQQRQQQQQQLQPRRISVPRRLSFQGELSPTLERGPSLPRPELQEQQNHPRHQSRTDEGDRMKPLPRAPFEMTGTEPQRRAELQ; encoded by the coding sequence atgTCCAAGCGCACCGTCTTCACGTCCATCACGCCGCTCCCCGCCGGCATCTCGCGGCAGACGGCCATCTCCTTCCTGCACGACCACTTGGAGATGATCGACCTCAACCCCCTCATCATCCGGCGCGAGCGCATCCCGCCCCCCGCGCACTgccccgccgaggagcgcggaTGCGTCTGGTACCGCCTCACCGACAAGGTCTCGTACCTCCCaggcgggctcgccgccagcgaggtCGACTACACCTGCGCCTTCCacgacctgcccgccggcctgcAGACGCACTGCTACGCGCCCCTGGGACTCGAGATCCGCGACCGTTGGTCCGTCGGCGGCTCCATGCCCGGCGAGCCtcgcgagcccgtcgagctcggcatcggcgccccCGCCACCGGCTTGTACCTCCGTGAGGACGTCGACATGCGCTGCAACATTGTCATGGCCGCCTTTGTCAAGAAGACGATCAAGAAGTcccacggcgccctcgtcgttcGCCTGGCCGAAAAGGCGAGGCTCGTTAAAGACACCACAGCCAACGCCAACAGCAattggccgccgccgccccatcagtggcaacagcagcaccagcagcaacggcagcaacaacggcaacagcaacagcaacagctaCAGCCCCGGCGCATCAGCGTTCCCCGCCGCCTGTCTTTCCAAGGCGAGCTGTCCCCAACACTGGAAAGGGGCCCCTCTCTGCCGCGCCCAGAGCTCCAGGAGCAGCAAAACCACCCCCGCCACCAGAGCAGGACTGATGAGGGAGACCGGATGAAGCCGCTGCCCCGGGCGCCGTTTGAGATGACAGGCACGGAGCCCCAACGGAGAGCTGAATTGCAATAG
- the ORC4 gene encoding origin recognition complex subunit 4 (BUSCO:EOG092630MJ~COG:L~EggNog:ENOG503NYTH): protein MVMDPLDATTPTNRKRSLPEADIEPIATPASLKRARLEHVDAESPSTPKALTAIANAISGVLGFSRPPQKATDSAAEPTAVVTNGIKGNGLVAGPRPPAPLAAPKPRPAIKLAALKGTKWDTGNIGSAKLARKPSTASAKIAARPSPATGRGRGQQNSGLESPSKGRPSDVDAGVDLTDELQTEPGSPSGRGKATQNLILGSTSKIKAPKGILTPTKRRGRPPKSVTFNRGVDADLYFQDLPKTPSGRKRGPKPKVEEDDDEIRCAICAKADSNAPNEIILCDNCDFAVHQECYEVPEIPEGDWLCKSCAQEDVLKTPAKPADSITTSKPEAEVPDIPNLSHHLRSFQRVLLDRCLGQRRIKMFGQEETYEKAKQLVEQTVVAGEGNSMLLIGPRGCGKTTMVENIVTDLSQAHGHLFHVVRLNGFIHTDDKVALKEIWRQLGKEMEVEEDLVNRTNYADTMASLLALLSHPSEIMGTDEGVTSQSVIFVVDEFDMFAAHPRQTLLYNLFDIAQSRKAPIAVLGCTTRLDVVEMLEKRVKSRFSHRYVYLSLPRALPAYWQICRQGLMIDRTDVEREGLDVNVDGYDDFHKYWTRKIEELYKQRAFQNLLQYHFYTSKSTSSFLTEWVLPLSGLSEKDVTLSCPITEAEATSLAAPDSRLQVLSTLSELDLGLLIAAARLDIVAHTDTVNFAMAYDEYSSLVGRQRVQSATSGMLAMGGGTRAWSRGVAGIAWERLISLGMLVPAGVGGSRALGYGGLDGKMWKVEVMLEEIPAAVKLSNVLAKWCREI from the exons ATGGTCATGGATCCCCTCGatgccacgacgcccacgaaTCGCAAGCGATCACTTCCCGAAGCCGATATCGAACCGATTGCCACGCCGGCATCACTCAAGCGGGCGAGGCTCGAGCATGTTGACGCCGAgtcgccctcgaccccaAAGGCCTTGACGGCCATCGCCAATGCGATTTCTGGCGTTTTGGGCTTCAGCCGTCCGCCACAAAAGGCCACAGACAGTGCCGCAGAGCCTACAGCCGTTGTGACAAATGGCATAAAGGGCAATGGCCTCGTTGCAGGCCCCAGACCGCCCGCTCCTCTCGCAGCCCCGAAGCCGCGTCCAGCAATCAAGCTGGCAGCACTCAAAGGGACGAAATGGGACACGGGAAATATTGGGAGCGCCAAGCTCGCGCGGAAGCCCTCTACAGCGTCTGCCAAGATTGCCGCTCGGCCTTCCCCTGCGACTGGCAGAGGACGCGGCCAGCAGAATAGCGGCCTGGAGTCGCCCTCCAAGGGCCGACCCTCAGACGTGGACGCCGGTGTCGACTTGACCGATGAGCTTCAGACCGAACCtgggtcgccgtcgggccgTGGCAAGGCAACCCAGAACCTGATACTCGGCTCGACCAGCAAGATCAAGGCGCCCAAAGGCATCCTCACGCCGACCAagagacgaggccgcccgcccaagaGCGTCACCTTTAACCGAGGTGTCGATGCCGATCTTTATTTTCAGGACCTTCCGAAGACACCTAGCGGCCGGAAACGGggccccaagcccaaggttgaggaggacgatgacgagatACGATGCGCGATCTGCGCCAAAGCGGACTCGAACGCCCCGAACGAGATTATTTTATGTGACAATTGCGACTTTGCGGTGCATCAAGAATGCTACGAGGTGCCGGAGATACCAGAGGGCGACTGGTTATGCAAGTCTTGCGCCCAGGAAGATGTTCTCAAGACGCCCGCCAAACCAGCAGACTCTATAACCACCAGCAAACCAGAAGCCGAAGTGCCAGACATACCAAACCTGTCGCATCACTTACGTTCCTTTCAGCGTGTGCTTCTAGATCGATGCTTGGGTCAGAGGCGAATCAAGATGTTTGGACAGGAGGAGACGTATGAAAAGGCGAAGCAGTTAGTCGAGCAGACGGTTGTGGCCGGGGAGGGCAATTCGATGCTCCTCATCGGGCCAAGGGGCTGTGGGAAAACTACG ATGGTTGAGAACATTGTGACGGATCTATCCCAGGCTCACGGGCACCTGTTCCACGTTGTCAGACTCAACGGCTTTATTCATACCGACGACAAGGTGGCATTGAAAGAGATCTGGAGGCAGCTTGGCAAGGAGATGGAGGTGGAGGAAGACCTCGTCAACAGA ACAAACTATGCAGACACCATGGCATCGTTGTTGGCGCTGCTGTCACACCCATCGGAAATCATGGGCACAGATGAGGGTGTCACGTCGCAGTCAGTCATTTTTGTCGTGGACGAGTTCGACATGTTTGCCGCACATCCTCGGCAGACGCTCTTGTACAACCTCTTTGACATTGCGCAGTCCCGAAAGGCACCAATCGCGGTTCTCGGCTGTACGACGCGACTGGATGTGGTGGAAATGCTCGAAAAGCGCGTCAAAAGCCGGTTTAGCCATCGATACGTCTATCTGTCCCTTCCAAGGGCGCTTCCTGCGTACTGGCAGATCTGTCGGCAAGGCTTGATGATTGACAGGACGGACGTGGAGCGGGAGGGCCTGGATGTCAACGTGGACGGCTACGATGACTTTCACAAGTACTGGACACGAAAAATTGAG GAACTCTACAAGCAACGGGCGTTTCAGAACCTGCTGCAATACCACTTCTACACGAGCAAGTCGACCTCATCATTCTTGACGGAGTGGGTCCTCCCGTTGTCAGGGCTGTCGGAGAAGGACGTGACGTTGAGCTGCCCGATAACGGAGGCAGAGGCGACGAGCCTGGCGGCGCCCGACTCGCGGCTGCAGGTGCTCTCGACGCTTTCGGAGCTGGACCTGGGCCTCTTgatcgcggcggccaggctggACATTGTGGCGCACACAGACACGGTCAACTTCGCCATGGCGTACGACGAGTACAGCTCGCTGGTGGGAAGGCAGCGGGTGCAGTCAGCGACGTCGGGgatgctggcgatggggGGCGGGACGCGAGCATGGAGCCGGGGCGTGGCGGGCATCGCGTGGGAGCGTCTCATCTCGCTGGGGATGCTGGTGCCAGCGGGGGTGGGCGGGAGCAGGGCGTTGGGGTACGGCGGGCTGGACGGCAAGATGTGGAAGGTGGAGGTGATGCTGGAGGAGATTCCGGCGGCGGTGAAGCTGAGCAACGTGTTAGCCAAGTGGTGCCGGGAGATTTGA
- a CDS encoding uncharacterized protein (COG:S~TransMembrane:13 (o71-88i100-120o132-152i164-185o197-214i226-244o264-282i294-314o334-355i448-471o505-530i542-561o567-592i)~EggNog:ENOG503NZKH): MSEHGPNHFHHRHDKLRIFSSPLVRRRGTGGTDDSEDRSRHPIDDNHAEFKGEHGHDDEDLPRLRRYEEPTLLEIFFDLFFAANYNVFSDTQQVTNHAKFKAFVGYFCLLWLTWFLVTLFDVRFVTDSIFSRVTRAIQLGVLVGFAVVAPKFNPSNQHRDTMRAMSLILMISRLCLAVEYGSTVWHVRQYKKARRPLYLQIALHVCAAAVYFGISFRFRVGERSRVYMTWYFISGAEAIGSILLSNLSPVMSLTKTHLMKRMTLLTVMIMGDGIVQVAKEVVMIVKNPDAWDSTTIGLVSAAAATIYFVFLVYFDWLKSSFYLPPLRQQLWTSLHLPFHLALVLFMQGFTQYLLWSNIMSQFNRLVDIADPTDEAKLASSIAVRDSLNASVQAFFKDYPPRISTTQDTINDALNNITTIPDSFWPLVENSSVTYTIDNPPKEIADSIITLYTSMTTCFTAMMNALFAAFGIKVDEDIAEKDPGASKDFRDGKYQFLVQEKTWSRYALVFAYGYIASGCTMFFMAILTIIVKMTPYTAWQITRLALVFLLALGTGLVALLWFDEDKVLNFLLSTWVLPLITIVWSVILILTHLNGQGIKRNKHRFRRKDRVDKSPYNAFSVPMTPASKWSSGHHHKYAPDDRDTEAAQQRVPFTQSSDAAARNDSHGRQRSYDGVGLVDGGSDRPHSSYDPLKTSTEYRGAAGVQ; encoded by the exons ATGTCGGAGCACGGGCCTAATCACTTTCACCATCGCCATGACAAGCTGCGCATCTTCAGCAGCCCCCTTGTTCGTCGCAGAGGCAcgggcggcaccgacgactcGGAAGACAGGTCGCGGCATCCCATCGACGACAACCACGCCGAGTTCAAAGGCGAACATGGtcacgacgatgaggacctTCCTCGCCTCAGACGC TACGAGGAACCCACGCTGCTGGAAATCTTCTTCGATCTCTTCTTCGCTGCCAACTACAATGTATTCTCCGACACCCAGCAGGTCACCAACCACGCCAAGTTCAAGGCTTTTGTTGGATACTTCTG CCTCCTCTGGCTGACATGGTTTCTCGTCACCCTTTTCGACGTCCGCTTTGTCACAGACAGCATCTTTT CCCGCGTCACGAGAGCCATCCAGCTGGGCGTCTTGGTAGgcttcgccgtcgttgcGCCAAAATTCAACCCGAGCAACCAGCACCGTGACACGATGCGGGCCATGT CTCTCATCCTCATGATCTCGAGACTCTGCCTTGCAGTCGAGTATGGCTCTACGGTCTGGCATGTGAGGCAATACAAGAAGGCCCGACGGCCACTATACCTGCAAATCGCTCTCCACGTTTGCGCTGCAGCAGTCTATTTCGGAATCTCTTTCCGTTTCAGGGTCGGAGAGCGCAGCCGAGTCTACATGACATGGTATTTCATCTCGGGTGCAGAGGCCATTGGTAGCATCCTCTTATCCAACCTCTCGCCCGTCATGAGCCTCACCAAGACTCATCTGATGAAGCGCATGACCCTCTTAACTGTTATGATTATGGGCGATGGCATCGTTCAAGTAGCCAAGGAGGTCGTCATGATCGTCAAGAATCCCGATGCCTGGG ACTCGACGACCATTGGACTTGTttcggctgctgcggcgacaATCTATTTTGTGTTCCTAGTCTACTTTGACTGGCTTAAGTCGTCCTTCTACCTCCCGCCCCTGCGACAGCAATTGTGGACAAGCCTTCACCTGCCGTTCCATCTCGCCCTGGTCTTGTTCATGCAAGGGTTCACGCAGTACCTTCTATGGTCCAATATCATGAGCCAGTTCAatcgcctcgtcgacattgCAGACCCGACCGATGAGGCAAAACTGGCATCAAGTATAGCTGTCCGTGACTCCCTGAACGCGTCCGTTCAGGCGTTCTTCAAAGACTACCCGCCTAGAATATCCACCACCCAGGATACAATAAACGATGCCCTCAACAACATCACAACCATCCCCGACAGCTTCTGGCCGCTAGTCGAGAACTCATCGGTCACTTATACTATTGACAATCCCCCCAAAGAGATAGCGGACTCCATAATTACGCTGTACACCTCGATGACCACCTGTTTTACTGCAATGATGAACGCCTTGTTCGCGGCCTTCGGTATCAAAGTCGACGAAGATATCGCTGAAAAGGACCCTGGTGCCTCCAAAGACTTCAGAGATGGCAAGTATCAATTCCTTGTGCAGGAGAAGACTTGGAGTCGCTACGCCCTGGTG TTCGCCTATGGGTACATTGCTTCGGGGTGCACCATGTTCTTCATGGCCATTctcaccatcatcgtcaagaTGACGCCCTACACGGCCTGGCAAATcacccgcctcgccttggtGTTTCTCCTGGCCCTCGGCACCGGTCTGGTCGCCTTGCTGTGGTTCGACGAAGACAAGGTGTTAAACTTTCTATTGTCAACATGGGTGCTGCCGCTTATTACCATCGTCTGGtccgtcatcctcatcctcacccACCTCAACGGCCAGGGCATCAAGCGCAACAAGCATCGCTTCAGGCGCAAGGACCGCGTCGACAAATCGCCGTACAACGCTTTTTCGGTGCCCATGACCCCTGCGTCCAAGTGGAGTAGCGGCCATCACCACAAGTACGCGCCTGACGACCGCGACACTGAGGCCGCGCAGCAGAGGGTCCCCTTTACTCAGAGTTCGGATGCTGCCGCGCGTAATGATTCGCATGGGAGGCAGCGGTCTTACGATGGCGTCGGCTTGGTGGATGGCGGGTCGGATAGGCCGCACTCGAGCTACGATCCCCTCAAAACGTCGACCGAGTACAGAGGCGCGGCCGGTGTGCAATGA
- a CDS encoding uncharacterized protein (EggNog:ENOG503P8J3) — MEAVLGQDSGGILPALSPFLSESAHVLSLQHPTANVPAKEASSDSPALSPRSREAPGEGIAADAGLQGLGSRVDSASVRATSTRVASPPCSVAKSWLGKTKACLVSRLRNRLHVHGAGYSAADTEAGGADRTVPSTATGNRLWPRHIGKSKTWFKDEGSMSRAPRKLFGRPPWRQKTSAGSLTTVSSSVGDVLRGPTPPATPLSTYTAKRGSRMVNSQFPGGEAVRVSTPPLDENTADGRPRGFFTCTTPPAEYSRILTARVFPPPTEGARGRRSDPFQRGERRTSGSTQRYHTREWWEPIPGRPNRRAQHLPVLPTAFEFDIPEHLPSSPMCPANERHAGGGTGLCVYHGRRRKRTGSMLRDGAASHNSSPWLEEWTLGYSSSRFEE; from the exons ATGGAGGCCGTGCTGGGACaggacagcggcggcatcctcccGGCGCTGAGTCCTTTTCTCTCCGAGTCGGCGCACGTGCTGTCGCTGCAGCATCCCACGGCGAACGTGCCCGCGAAGGAGGCGTCTTCCGACAGCCCCGCCTTGTCGCCACGCTCCAGGGAGGCTCCGGGAGAGGGCATTGCCGCTGATGCCGGCCTTCAGGGTCTGGGTTCCAGGGTCGATTCCGCTTCCGTGCGTGCGACGTCAACGAGGGTGGCCTCGCCACCCTGCTCAGTCGCCAAATCATGGCTGGGCAAGACCAAGGCTTGCCTGGTCTCCAGGTTAAGGAATAGGCTGCACGTACACGGAGCCGGCTATAGTGCTGCTGATACCGAAGCGGGAGGAGCTGACAGGACGGTGCCTTCGACCGCTACGGGGAACCGTCTCTGGCCGCGACACATTGGCAAGTCGAAGACCTGGTTCAAGGACGAGGGCAGCATGTCCAGAGCTCCTCGGAAGCTTttcggccgcccgccatggcgccagAAAACCTCTGCCGGTTCGTTGACCACCGTTTCGAGCTCGGTCGGCGACGTGTTGAGGGGCCCCACGcctcccgcgacgccgttgTCGACTTACACAGCTAAGC GCGGTTCCAGGATGGTCAACAGCCAGTTTCCAGGCGGC GAAGCTGTTCGCGTCAGCACACCGCCGCTCGACGAGAACACAGCCGACGGCAGACCTCGGGGCTTCTTCACgtgcacgacgccgcccgcagaATATTCCAGGATCCTCACCGCGCGAGTGTTCCCGCCTCCCACAGAGGGGGCCCGCGGCAGGAGGTCCGACCCCTTTCAACGAGGCGAGCGGCGAACCAGCGGCTCCACGCAGCGCTATCACACCCGCGAATGGTGGGAGCCAATTCCCGGGCGCCCGAATCGCAGGGCCCAGCACTTGCCCGTGCTGCCGACGGCCTTCGAGTTCGACATTCCCGAGCACCTGCCCAGCAGCCCTATGTGTCCCGCAAACGAGCGCCACGCCGGAGGCGGCACGGGACTCTGCGTCTACCACGGGCGGAGGAGAAAGAGGACCGGGTCGATGCTCAGGGATGGGGCAGCCAGTCACAACAGCAGCCCATGGCTGGAGGAGTGGACGCTCGGGTACAGCAGCAGTCGGTTCGAAGAGTAA